Proteins encoded within one genomic window of Streptomyces profundus:
- a CDS encoding HAD family hydrolase, translated as MIRAVVFDVGECLVDESREWAGWAAWLGVPRHTFSAQFGAAIAQGLDHRETFEVFRPGFDLALEREKRTAAGEPEWFGENDLYPDVRITIRVMREAGMWLGIAANQSPATTQLLRTLFSGYAGLITTSTDLGVAKPDPRFFELLVDELEVAPEEILYVGDRLDHDIRPAAMVGLRTALIRRGPWAMLQQHHPDAASLPTMRINGLREIPERVSAFNERFAEGAELSG; from the coding sequence ATGATTCGAGCGGTGGTGTTCGACGTGGGTGAGTGCCTGGTGGACGAGAGTCGGGAGTGGGCCGGCTGGGCCGCCTGGCTCGGGGTGCCTCGGCACACCTTCTCCGCGCAGTTCGGGGCGGCCATCGCCCAGGGCCTCGACCACCGGGAGACGTTCGAGGTCTTCCGGCCGGGCTTCGACCTGGCCCTGGAACGGGAGAAACGGACGGCCGCCGGGGAGCCGGAGTGGTTCGGCGAGAACGACCTCTACCCGGATGTGCGGATCACCATCAGGGTGATGCGGGAGGCCGGCATGTGGCTGGGGATCGCGGCCAACCAGAGCCCCGCCACCACCCAGCTGCTGCGCACGCTCTTCTCCGGCTACGCCGGGCTGATCACCACGTCGACCGATCTGGGGGTGGCCAAGCCCGACCCCCGGTTCTTCGAGCTCCTCGTCGACGAGCTCGAAGTGGCCCCCGAGGAGATCCTCTATGTGGGCGATCGGCTGGACCACGACATCCGGCCGGCGGCGATGGTCGGCCTGCGCACCGCGCTGATCCGCCGTGGCCCCTGGGCGATGCTCCAGCAACACCACCCGGACGCCGCCTCGTTGCCCACCATGCGGATCAACGGCCTGCGCGAGATCCCGGAGCGGGTGTCCGCGTTCAACGAACGCTTCGCCGAGGGGGCCGAGCTCTCGGGCTGA
- a CDS encoding nitric oxide synthase oxygenase: protein MINDRATRPRLPRRKPAPTVPAWEPPSWGEAEDFLRRFHTEQPEQPVALPMRLRQVREQLEQYGTYRHTRAELEFGARVAWRNASRCIGRLYWKSLRVLDRRDALTAEAIHGHLLEHIRVATNSGRIRPVISVFAPATPERPAPRVWNSQLIRYAGYRTTTGGLMGDPGHLEFTDTVRRMGWQAPGGWFDILPLVVEAPGDKPQLFDVPRELVLEVPLTHPQLAAFAELGLRWHAVPAISHMRLTIGGVDYPLAPFNGWYMGTEIGARNLVDPDRYNLLPVMARMMGLDTSSESTLWRDRALVELNVAVLHSFERAGVKISDHHTESQRFLTHLEREEREGRITPTDWSWIVPPISGGITPVFHRYYDEADQRPNFYLDDEAVELSKGRCPVRHHDAGGTFP from the coding sequence ATGATCAACGACCGCGCCACCCGTCCGCGGCTGCCGCGGCGGAAGCCGGCGCCGACCGTTCCCGCGTGGGAGCCCCCGAGTTGGGGCGAGGCCGAGGACTTCCTGCGGCGCTTCCACACCGAACAGCCCGAGCAGCCGGTCGCGTTGCCGATGCGGCTGCGTCAGGTCAGGGAGCAGCTTGAGCAGTACGGCACCTACCGGCACACCCGCGCCGAGCTGGAGTTCGGCGCCCGGGTCGCCTGGCGCAACGCCAGCCGCTGCATCGGCAGGTTGTACTGGAAGAGCCTGCGGGTCCTGGACCGCAGGGACGCGCTGACCGCGGAAGCGATCCACGGCCATCTGCTGGAGCACATCCGGGTCGCCACCAACAGCGGCCGGATCCGCCCGGTGATCTCCGTCTTCGCGCCGGCCACCCCGGAGCGCCCGGCGCCCAGGGTGTGGAACAGCCAGCTGATCCGCTACGCCGGCTACCGCACCACCACCGGCGGACTGATGGGCGACCCCGGGCATCTGGAGTTCACCGACACGGTGCGGCGGATGGGCTGGCAGGCCCCCGGCGGCTGGTTCGACATCCTGCCGCTGGTGGTCGAGGCGCCGGGCGACAAACCGCAGCTGTTCGACGTGCCCCGTGAGCTGGTGCTCGAAGTCCCGCTGACGCATCCCCAGTTGGCGGCCTTCGCCGAGCTGGGGCTGCGCTGGCACGCGGTGCCGGCGATCTCCCACATGCGGCTGACCATCGGCGGCGTCGACTACCCGTTGGCCCCGTTCAACGGCTGGTACATGGGCACCGAGATCGGCGCCCGCAACCTGGTGGACCCGGACCGCTACAACCTGCTGCCGGTGATGGCCAGGATGATGGGCCTCGACACCAGCAGCGAGAGCACGCTGTGGCGGGACCGGGCGCTGGTCGAGCTGAACGTGGCGGTGCTGCACTCCTTCGAGCGGGCCGGCGTCAAGATCAGCGACCACCACACCGAGTCCCAGCGGTTCCTCACCCATCTGGAGCGCGAGGAGCGGGAGGGCCGGATCACCCCGACGGACTGGAGCTGGATCGTGCCGCCGATCTCCGGCGGCATCACCCCGGTCTTCCACCGCTACTACGACGAGGCGGACCAGCGGCCCAACTTCTATCTGGACGACGAGGCCGTGGAGCTGAGCAAGGGCCGCTGCCCGGTCAGACACCACGACGCGGGCGGAACGTTTCCCTGA
- a CDS encoding dihydrofolate reductase family protein, with protein MKLTLTQFISLDGVVQAPGGPQEDTSDGFTRGGWVVPYADEAMGRLVTDWFAAADAFLLGRRTYDIFAAHWPLISDPDDIVATRLNGQPKYVASRTPRTPAWQGSSVLTGDVVAQVAELKESPGRELQVHGSGDLAQTLLGEGLVDELRLLVFPVVLGGGRRLFPEGARPGAMRLLGTDSTPTGIVVQVYEPAGELGFGSFELS; from the coding sequence ATGAAGCTCACCCTGACCCAGTTCATCTCGCTCGACGGCGTGGTGCAGGCGCCCGGCGGTCCGCAGGAGGACACCAGCGACGGCTTCACCCGGGGCGGCTGGGTGGTGCCCTACGCGGACGAGGCGATGGGGCGGCTGGTGACCGACTGGTTCGCCGCCGCCGACGCCTTTCTGCTGGGCCGCAGGACGTACGACATCTTCGCCGCGCACTGGCCGCTGATCAGCGATCCGGACGACATCGTGGCGACCCGGCTCAACGGCCAGCCCAAGTACGTCGCCTCGCGGACCCCGCGGACGCCGGCCTGGCAGGGGTCGAGCGTGCTGACCGGCGACGTGGTCGCCCAGGTCGCCGAGCTCAAGGAGAGCCCGGGGCGGGAGCTCCAGGTGCACGGCAGCGGCGACCTGGCGCAGACGCTGCTCGGCGAGGGCCTCGTCGACGAGCTGCGGCTGCTGGTCTTCCCCGTGGTGCTGGGCGGCGGACGGCGGCTCTTCCCCGAGGGCGCGCGCCCGGGGGCGATGCGCCTGCTGGGCACGGACAGCACGCCGACGGGGATCGTGGTGCAGGTCTACGAGCCGGCCGGCGAGCTGGGCTTCGGCTCCTTCGAGCTGTCCTGA
- a CDS encoding Lrp/AsnC family transcriptional regulator, which yields MPDDQLPMGGERPLDAIDEAILRLLRLDGRASIRSIAERVHISRANAYARVNRLVESQVIRGFSARIDHERAGQGACAYITLKIVQDSWRTVREELARLPGVAHIALVSGDFDVLLLVHTADNRQLRELVLTRIQAIPEVLSTRTLLVFEETDPLPEP from the coding sequence ATGCCGGACGACCAGTTGCCCATGGGGGGCGAACGGCCGCTCGACGCCATCGACGAGGCGATACTGCGCCTGCTGCGCCTGGACGGACGGGCGTCGATCCGTTCGATCGCCGAGCGCGTGCACATCTCGCGTGCCAACGCGTACGCCCGGGTCAACCGACTGGTGGAGAGCCAGGTGATCCGCGGCTTCTCCGCCAGGATCGACCATGAACGGGCTGGTCAGGGGGCCTGCGCCTACATCACGTTGAAGATCGTCCAGGACAGTTGGCGGACCGTGCGCGAGGAGCTCGCCCGGCTGCCGGGGGTGGCGCATATCGCGCTGGTCAGCGGCGACTTCGACGTGCTGCTGCTGGTGCACACGGCGGACAACCGGCAGCTGCGGGAGCTGGTGCTCACCCGCATCCAGGCCATCCCCGAGGTGCTGAGCACCCGGACGCTGCTGGTCTTCGAGGAGACCGATCCGCTCCCCGAGCCGTGA
- a CDS encoding NTP transferase domain-containing protein: MSSPSGFERAPALDVLVLAGGAGRRLGGVDKPAVRIGGRSLLERVLAAAPATTRPPIVVGPARRTAREVRWTREQPPGGGPLAALASGVALAEQPLVAVLAADLPFLDPAALPRLAAAVPPRGDGALLIDGTGRDQPLTAVYRAAALRRALAELTGKAPDGTLAGMPLRALLARLDLRRLPGPEARDCDTWTDIAAARARIRDDGRVLEEWIEAVKVELGVELDVDITALLDAARDAAHGVARPAAPLTTFLIGYAAGRSGLPPAEAAARISALAESWAREGQP, translated from the coding sequence ATGAGTTCCCCCTCGGGGTTCGAACGCGCGCCCGCCCTCGATGTGCTGGTGCTGGCCGGCGGCGCCGGCCGGCGGCTCGGCGGCGTCGACAAGCCCGCCGTACGGATCGGCGGCCGAAGCCTGCTGGAGAGGGTGCTCGCCGCCGCCCCGGCCACGACGCGGCCCCCGATCGTCGTCGGCCCGGCCCGCCGCACCGCGCGCGAGGTCCGCTGGACCCGCGAACAGCCGCCGGGCGGCGGCCCGTTGGCCGCGCTCGCCAGCGGTGTCGCGCTGGCCGAACAGCCGCTGGTCGCCGTCCTCGCGGCCGACCTGCCGTTCCTCGACCCCGCCGCGCTGCCCCGGCTCGCCGCGGCCGTCCCGCCCCGGGGCGACGGCGCGCTGCTGATCGACGGCACCGGCCGGGACCAGCCGCTGACCGCCGTCTACCGCGCCGCGGCGCTGCGCCGCGCGCTGGCCGAGCTGACCGGGAAGGCGCCGGACGGCACGCTCGCCGGCATGCCGCTGCGCGCCCTGCTCGCCCGCCTCGACCTGCGGCGACTGCCGGGGCCCGAGGCGCGGGACTGCGACACCTGGACCGACATCGCCGCCGCCCGCGCGCGGATCAGGGACGATGGGCGGGTGCTTGAGGAATGGATCGAAGCGGTCAAGGTCGAGCTGGGCGTCGAACTCGACGTGGACATCACAGCCCTGCTGGACGCCGCACGTGACGCCGCCCACGGGGTGGCCCGCCCGGCCGCCCCGCTGACCACCTTTCTGATCGGCTACGCCGCCGGCCGGTCGGGGCTCCCGCCGGCCGAGGCCGCCGCCAGGATCTCCGCGCTCGCCGAGAGTTGGGCGAGAGAGGGCCAGCCGTGA
- a CDS encoding molybdopterin molybdotransferase MoeA produces the protein MIDEFDDAIALANGPVPPPAEPQTAGRGHAPGEASAQDPWADDVARPYRPTADHPGWDSARELAHRAVRPLPPRRLPIDYALGHTLASPLTALTDLPAFDTSAMDGWAVAGPGPWRLTGRSTALAGGPLSQPLTDGQAVPIATGARVPDGATAVLRTENGTVERGQLTGESPQPGGDIRPRGQECRSGVELLPAGGQLTPAGLGLAAAAGYDQLAVRPRPRAEVLVLGDELLFRGLPHDGRVRDALGPMVGPWLAALGAQVLVTRRLGDDAEALREAIETTRADLLVTTGSTAAGPVDQLRGVLRELGAHTLVSGVAVRPGHPMLLAELPAGVPLIGLPGNPLAAVSGLLTLAAPLLRALADRPPPADRTGWLTDRVTGHPRDTRLVPVHCLDPTTARPLSYAGPAMLRGIAAASALAVIPPGGAEARAEVRLLDLPPA, from the coding sequence GTGATCGACGAGTTCGACGACGCCATCGCCCTGGCCAACGGCCCGGTGCCACCGCCGGCCGAGCCACAGACCGCCGGCCGCGGCCACGCCCCCGGCGAGGCGTCGGCCCAGGACCCCTGGGCCGACGACGTCGCCAGGCCCTACCGCCCCACCGCCGACCATCCGGGCTGGGACAGCGCGCGCGAGCTGGCGCACCGCGCCGTCCGCCCGTTGCCGCCCCGCCGGCTCCCCATCGACTACGCGCTCGGCCACACCCTGGCCTCCCCGCTGACCGCGCTCACCGACCTGCCGGCCTTCGACACCTCGGCCATGGACGGCTGGGCCGTCGCCGGGCCGGGGCCCTGGCGGCTGACCGGCCGTTCGACGGCGCTCGCCGGCGGCCCGCTCAGCCAGCCGCTCACCGACGGCCAGGCCGTCCCCATCGCCACCGGGGCCCGCGTCCCCGACGGCGCGACCGCCGTCCTGCGCACCGAGAACGGCACGGTCGAGCGGGGCCAGCTCACCGGTGAGAGCCCGCAGCCGGGCGGCGACATCAGGCCGCGCGGCCAGGAGTGCCGCAGCGGCGTCGAGCTGCTGCCGGCCGGCGGCCAGCTCACCCCGGCCGGCCTCGGCCTCGCCGCCGCCGCCGGCTACGACCAGCTGGCGGTCCGGCCCAGGCCCCGGGCCGAGGTGCTGGTCCTCGGCGACGAACTGCTCTTCCGCGGCCTGCCGCACGACGGGCGGGTGCGCGACGCGCTGGGGCCGATGGTCGGCCCCTGGCTGGCCGCCCTCGGCGCCCAGGTGCTGGTCACCCGGCGCCTCGGCGACGACGCCGAGGCGCTGCGCGAGGCCATCGAGACCACTCGCGCCGACCTGCTGGTCACCACGGGCTCCACGGCCGCCGGGCCGGTCGACCAGCTGCGCGGTGTGCTGCGCGAGCTGGGCGCCCACACCCTGGTCAGCGGCGTCGCCGTGCGCCCTGGACACCCGATGCTGCTGGCCGAACTGCCGGCCGGCGTCCCGTTGATCGGCCTCCCGGGCAACCCGCTGGCGGCGGTCTCCGGGCTGCTGACGCTGGCCGCCCCGCTGCTGCGCGCCCTGGCCGACCGGCCGCCACCCGCCGACCGCACCGGCTGGCTGACCGACCGGGTCACCGGGCATCCGAGGGACACCAGGCTGGTGCCCGTCCACTGCCTCGACCCGACCACGGCCCGCCCGCTGAGCTACGCTGGCCCGGCCATGTTGCGCGGCATCGCCGCCGCGTCCGCTCTGGCGGTCATTCCGCCGGGGGGCGCCGAGGCGCGTGCCGAGGTGCGCCTCCTCGACCTTCCACCGGCATGA
- a CDS encoding potassium channel family protein, with protein MRFPSPSPAERSERAELADRSPGVRLPRYAAGPLIQVARRLLLATGVMALAAVLVYLDRRGYHDNHDDEVSLTDVLYYVTVSLSTTGYGDIVPESDGARLLTTFAITPLRVAFLIILVGTTLEVLTERTRDQWRLSHWRKHLRDHTVIVGFGTKGRSAAETLMSGGLGQDQIVVVDPDPQVVEAANALGYAGVVGDATRSDVLVRARADRARQVVIATQRDDTAVLVALTARQLSKQLRIVASVREQENVPLLRQSGADSVITSASAVGRLLGLSMISPSSGAVMEDLIQHGKGLSLKERPVTSQEAGRSPRDCADLVVSVIRGHRLLPYDDPDVATLELTDRLVVIRRVPPDEEHPTPRRPHDHGPGSWRIPRR; from the coding sequence ATGAGATTCCCAAGCCCCTCCCCAGCCGAACGATCCGAACGCGCCGAACTCGCGGACCGTTCCCCCGGCGTACGGCTGCCGCGCTACGCGGCCGGCCCGCTGATCCAGGTCGCCCGCCGACTGCTGCTGGCCACCGGGGTGATGGCGCTGGCGGCGGTGCTGGTCTATCTCGACCGGCGCGGCTACCACGACAACCACGACGACGAGGTCAGCCTCACCGACGTCCTCTACTACGTCACGGTCTCGCTCTCCACCACCGGCTACGGCGATATCGTCCCCGAATCCGACGGCGCCCGGCTGCTCACCACGTTCGCCATCACCCCGCTCCGGGTGGCCTTCCTGATCATCCTGGTCGGCACCACCCTTGAGGTGCTCACCGAACGCACCCGCGATCAGTGGCGACTCTCCCACTGGAGGAAGCACTTGCGCGATCACACCGTCATCGTGGGCTTCGGCACCAAGGGCCGATCCGCCGCCGAGACGCTGATGAGCGGCGGGCTCGGCCAGGACCAGATCGTGGTCGTCGACCCGGATCCGCAGGTGGTGGAGGCGGCCAACGCCCTGGGCTACGCCGGCGTCGTCGGCGACGCCACGCGCAGCGACGTGCTGGTCAGGGCCAGGGCCGACCGCGCCCGCCAGGTGGTGATCGCCACCCAGCGGGACGACACCGCCGTGCTGGTGGCGCTCACCGCCCGCCAGCTGAGCAAACAGCTGCGGATCGTCGCCTCCGTGCGTGAACAGGAGAACGTCCCGCTGCTGCGACAGTCGGGCGCCGACTCCGTGATCACCAGCGCCAGCGCCGTCGGCCGACTCCTCGGCCTCTCCATGATCAGCCCCAGCTCGGGCGCCGTGATGGAGGACCTGATCCAACACGGCAAGGGCCTCTCCCTCAAGGAGCGCCCCGTCACCAGCCAGGAAGCGGGACGCTCCCCCCGCGACTGCGCCGACCTCGTCGTCTCCGTGATACGCGGCCACCGGCTGCTCCCGTACGACGACCCGGACGTGGCGACCCTGGAGCTCACCGACCGCCTGGTCGTCATCCGCCGCGTCCCCCCGGACGAGGAGCACCCCACCCCTCGCCGCCCCCACGACCACGGCCCCGGCTCCTGGCGCATCCCCCGCCGCTGA
- a CDS encoding HAD family hydrolase, which yields MAERAFRALILDFGGVLTAGVRESADAWCTAEGLPPGAWGRALDAHPEGRALYRRLESGALSQREWNAAMGPLLGVAPDNLMGRAWARVRPATGMVELARRARSDGYVVAMLSNSFGLAPYDPYAHTDVWNLFDVTVISEREGVAKPEPAIYQLMLDRLGLPGADCVFVDDQARNLPPAEALGMTTLLATDEGSTVARLTDLLGGRPAPPP from the coding sequence ATGGCGGAGCGGGCCTTTCGCGCGCTGATCCTGGATTTCGGTGGGGTGCTGACGGCGGGGGTGAGGGAGTCGGCGGACGCCTGGTGCACGGCGGAGGGGCTGCCCCCTGGCGCCTGGGGCCGGGCGCTCGACGCCCATCCCGAAGGCCGGGCGCTCTACCGGCGGTTGGAGTCGGGCGCGCTATCCCAGCGGGAGTGGAACGCGGCCATGGGGCCGTTGCTCGGGGTGGCCCCCGACAATCTGATGGGGCGGGCCTGGGCGCGGGTGCGGCCGGCGACGGGCATGGTGGAGCTGGCGAGACGCGCGCGCTCCGACGGGTACGTGGTGGCGATGCTCTCCAACAGCTTCGGCCTCGCCCCCTACGACCCGTACGCGCACACCGACGTCTGGAACCTGTTCGATGTGACGGTGATATCCGAGCGGGAGGGTGTCGCGAAGCCGGAGCCCGCCATCTATCAGCTGATGCTCGACCGACTCGGCCTGCCAGGTGCGGACTGCGTCTTCGTCGACGACCAGGCGAGGAACCTACCGCCGGCCGAGGCACTGGGCATGACGACGCTGCTGGCCACGGACGAGGGCAGCACGGTGGCCCGGCTCACCGACCTGCTGGGCGGCCGGCCGGCACCGCCCCCCTGA
- a CDS encoding NUDIX hydrolase translates to MGSSDGQWYPAEWPARIRALARGELTPPEPRAAATVLLLRDGSAGLEVFLLRRRLSMAFAAGAYAYPGGSVDPRDGAAATEPAELVTRAALRELFEEAGVLLAGPTPGELVADVSGPDWEADRRALAAHELSVSALLDRRSLVPRADLLRPWARWITPEFETRRYDTWFFVAALPPGQRTRNASTEADHIAWLRPADAVAGYDRGALTMMPPTIATLRALAPHATADAALAAAADRDMTPVLAQARLVGDEVVLSWPGHREFEKRVPGDRAPNAPAPAVDPVVVDPVVGEAWEQPTQMERDGR, encoded by the coding sequence ATGGGATCAAGCGACGGGCAGTGGTATCCGGCCGAGTGGCCCGCACGGATCCGGGCGCTCGCCCGGGGCGAGTTGACGCCGCCCGAGCCGCGCGCCGCCGCCACCGTGCTGCTGCTGCGGGACGGGTCGGCCGGGCTTGAGGTGTTCCTGCTGCGGCGGCGGCTCTCGATGGCGTTCGCCGCCGGTGCCTACGCCTACCCCGGCGGCTCCGTCGACCCGCGCGACGGCGCCGCCGCGACCGAGCCGGCCGAGCTGGTCACCCGGGCCGCCCTGCGCGAACTCTTCGAGGAGGCCGGGGTGTTGTTGGCCGGGCCGACCCCGGGCGAGCTGGTCGCCGATGTCAGCGGCCCCGACTGGGAGGCCGACCGACGCGCCCTGGCCGCCCACGAGCTGTCCGTCAGCGCCCTCCTGGACCGCCGCTCCTTGGTGCCGCGCGCCGATCTGCTGCGCCCCTGGGCACGCTGGATCACCCCGGAGTTCGAGACGCGACGCTATGACACCTGGTTCTTCGTAGCCGCCCTGCCCCCCGGCCAGCGCACCAGGAACGCGTCGACGGAGGCCGACCACATCGCCTGGCTGCGGCCGGCCGACGCCGTCGCCGGCTATGACCGCGGCGCGTTGACGATGATGCCGCCCACCATCGCGACCCTGCGCGCCCTCGCGCCCCACGCCACCGCCGACGCGGCGCTGGCCGCCGCGGCCGACCGGGACATGACCCCGGTGCTGGCCCAGGCCCGGCTGGTCGGCGACGAGGTCGTGCTGAGCTGGCCAGGACACCGCGAGTTCGAGAAGCGCGTGCCCGGGGACCGCGCCCCGAACGCCCCCGCGCCGGCCGTCGACCCGGTCGTCGTCGACCCGGTCGTCGGGGAGGCATGGGAGCAGCCCACCCAGATGGAGCGTGACGGAAGATGA
- a CDS encoding MBL fold metallo-hydrolase, giving the protein MTAASALPGRPSGQAPQGRVTERAVSVLAPNASAMTLDGTNTWIVAEPDAAEAVVIDPGPLDEGHLRAIVEAVRREERSVGQILLTHGHADHAEGAVRFAELTGAPVRALDPALRLGDEGLAGGQVVTTGGLELRVVATPGHTSDSLSFHLPADAALLTGDTVLGRGTTIVAHPDGRLGAYLESLRRLRSLTEGEDGADTVLPGHGPVLADAQGAIDFYLAHRASRLAQVETAVERGARTPTDVVETVYADVDRALWPAAEYSVRAQLEYLRERGLLPQDES; this is encoded by the coding sequence ATGACAGCTGCCTCGGCACTCCCCGGGCGTCCCAGTGGCCAGGCGCCCCAGGGCCGCGTCACCGAGCGCGCCGTCAGCGTGCTCGCGCCCAACGCGTCCGCGATGACGCTGGACGGCACCAACACCTGGATCGTCGCCGAGCCCGACGCCGCCGAGGCGGTGGTGATCGACCCGGGCCCGCTGGACGAGGGCCATCTGCGCGCGATCGTCGAGGCCGTACGGCGGGAGGAACGTTCCGTCGGCCAGATCCTGCTGACGCACGGCCACGCGGACCACGCCGAGGGCGCCGTCAGGTTCGCCGAGCTCACCGGCGCCCCCGTCCGGGCGCTCGACCCGGCGTTGCGGCTGGGCGACGAGGGCCTGGCCGGTGGCCAGGTGGTCACCACGGGCGGCCTCGAACTCCGGGTGGTCGCCACCCCGGGGCACACCTCGGACTCGCTGTCCTTCCATCTCCCGGCCGACGCCGCCCTGTTGACCGGGGACACCGTGCTGGGCCGGGGCACCACCATCGTGGCGCACCCGGACGGACGCCTCGGCGCCTACCTGGAGTCGCTGCGCCGGCTCCGTTCCCTCACCGAGGGGGAGGACGGCGCGGACACCGTGCTGCCGGGGCACGGCCCGGTGCTGGCCGACGCCCAGGGCGCCATCGACTTCTACCTGGCGCACCGCGCCAGCCGGCTGGCGCAGGTGGAGACGGCCGTGGAGCGGGGCGCGCGGACGCCGACCGACGTGGTCGAGACCGTCTACGCCGATGTGGACCGCGCGCTCTGGCCCGCGGCCGAGTACTCCGTCCGCGCCCAGCTGGAGTATCTGCGGGAGCGCGGACTGCTCCCCCAGGACGAGAGCTAG
- a CDS encoding Crp/Fnr family transcriptional regulator, with protein sequence MDDVLRRAPLFAALDDEQAAELRASMAEATLARGDTLFHEGDPGDRLYVVTEGKVKLHRTSPDGRENMLAVLGPGELIGELSLFDPGPRTATATAVTEVRLLGLGHPDLQPWLSARPEVASALLRAVARRLRRTNDSMSDLVFSDVPGRVAKALLDLSRRFGVQSEEGIHVVHDLTQEELAQLVGASRETVNKALADFAARGWLRLEARAVILLDIERLARRSR encoded by the coding sequence GTGGACGACGTACTGCGGCGTGCCCCGCTCTTCGCGGCACTCGACGACGAGCAGGCCGCCGAGCTGCGCGCTTCCATGGCCGAGGCCACGCTGGCCCGCGGCGACACCCTCTTCCACGAGGGCGACCCGGGCGACCGGCTCTATGTCGTGACCGAGGGCAAGGTGAAGCTCCATCGCACCTCGCCCGACGGCCGGGAGAACATGCTGGCCGTGCTCGGCCCCGGCGAGCTGATCGGCGAGCTGTCGCTGTTCGACCCAGGGCCGCGCACCGCGACCGCCACCGCCGTCACCGAGGTCCGGCTGCTCGGCCTGGGCCACCCCGATCTCCAGCCCTGGCTCAGCGCCCGCCCCGAGGTGGCGTCCGCGCTGCTGCGGGCCGTCGCCCGGCGCCTGCGGCGCACCAACGACAGCATGTCCGACCTGGTCTTCTCCGATGTCCCCGGCCGCGTGGCCAAGGCCCTGCTGGATCTGTCGCGCCGCTTCGGGGTGCAGTCGGAGGAGGGCATCCATGTGGTGCACGACCTCACCCAGGAGGAGTTGGCCCAGCTGGTGGGCGCCTCCAGGGAGACGGTGAACAAGGCCCTCGCCGACTTCGCCGCCCGTGGCTGGCTGCGGCTTGAGGCCCGCGCGGTGATCCTGCTGGACATCGAACGCCTGGCCCGCCGCTCGCGCTAG
- the nth gene encoding endonuclease III translates to MSTSPVGAAERSPKPGGAGRGGQPESRLAMVRRARRINRALGEVYYYAHPELDFDNSFELLVATVLSAQTTDLRVNQTTPKLFAAYPTPEDLAAAEPEVLEQLIRPTGFFRNKAKSLIGLSTALRDRFDGTVPGRLEDLVTLPGVGRKTAHVVLGNAFGRPGITVDTHFQRLVHRWQWTRAQDPVKIEAEVAEIFPRKDWTMLSHRVIFHGRRICHARKPACGVCPIAHLCPSFGEGETDPEKARKLLKYEMGGQPGQRLKPPPDYPGRPAPPLGAATAG, encoded by the coding sequence GTGAGCACGTCCCCGGTCGGAGCCGCCGAGCGGTCCCCGAAGCCGGGTGGCGCTGGCCGGGGAGGCCAGCCGGAGAGCCGGCTGGCCATGGTGCGCCGGGCCCGCAGGATCAACCGCGCGCTGGGCGAGGTGTACTACTACGCGCACCCCGAGCTGGATTTCGACAACTCCTTCGAGCTGCTCGTCGCCACGGTGCTCTCCGCCCAGACGACGGACCTCAGGGTCAACCAGACGACGCCCAAGCTGTTCGCCGCCTACCCGACGCCCGAGGATCTGGCGGCGGCCGAGCCCGAGGTGCTGGAGCAGCTCATCCGCCCCACGGGCTTCTTCCGCAACAAGGCCAAGTCCCTGATCGGCCTCTCCACGGCCCTGCGGGACCGCTTCGACGGCACGGTCCCCGGCCGGCTTGAGGATCTGGTGACGCTCCCGGGCGTGGGCCGCAAGACGGCGCATGTGGTGCTGGGCAATGCGTTCGGCCGCCCCGGCATCACGGTCGACACACACTTCCAGCGGCTGGTCCACCGCTGGCAGTGGACCCGGGCGCAGGACCCGGTGAAGATCGAGGCCGAGGTGGCCGAGATCTTCCCCAGGAAGGACTGGACGATGCTCTCGCACCGCGTGATCTTCCACGGCCGCCGCATCTGCCACGCCCGCAAGCCCGCCTGCGGCGTCTGCCCCATCGCGCATCTCTGCCCCTCGTTCGGCGAGGGCGAGACGGATCCGGAGAAGGCGCGCAAGCTTCTGAAGTACGAGATGGGCGGGCAGCCCGGCCAGCGGCTCAAGCCCCCGCCCGACTATCCGGGCCGCCCCGCGCCGCCGCTCGGCGCCGCCACGGCCGGCTGA